A stretch of the Notolabrus celidotus isolate fNotCel1 chromosome 3, fNotCel1.pri, whole genome shotgun sequence genome encodes the following:
- the gpalpp1 gene encoding GPALPP motifs-containing protein 1, whose translation MSSDEDIGPALPPMFRDEESDEDSDKETGSLGPALPPGYKRGAGSSSSDESEQEVKRAKTSHTAAEGGQKTKSKKHDDDDGFFGPALPPGFKKQQSSPERPPVLGPALPPGFRRAAHEDDENDDDDGEDASGPALPPGYKPETSSSEGEDDDVIGPMPSKGPVEDSVALDFERRAKRMKDKLTGDDTPEVIARETWMTELPPELQHIGLGARTFKKRSGPEKKDRSIWTDTPADRERKARERHERKEKGEPEPDEDAPQVSIKDLEMAEKVSKYNDSKRAQSLMSLHSKTMKEKAKEKDDKPVERRPFDRDEDLQVNRFDEAQKQRLLKKSQELNTRFSHSKEKMFL comes from the exons ATGTCGTCTGATGAAGATATCGGTCCTGCCCTCCCGCCCATGTTCAGAGACGAGGAGAGCGACGAAGACTCTgacaaagaaacaggaa GTCTTGGTCCTGCTCTGCCTCCCGGGTATAAACGCGGAGCTGGGTCGAGCTCGTCTGATGAGAGCGAGCAGGAGGTGAAGCGAGCAAAGACatctcacacagctgcagaggg GGGGCAGAAAACAAAGTCAAAgaaacatgatgatgatgatggtttcTTTGGACCGGCTCTTCCACCAGGCTTCAAGAAACAACAGAGTTCACCTGAAAG ACCCCCGGTGCTGGGACCAGCTTTGCCTCCTGGATTTCGCAGAGCAGCACATGAGGATgatgaaaatgatgatgatgatggagaggaTGCCTCAGGGCCTGCATTACCCCCAGGCTACAAGCCTGAGACCTCCAGCAGCGAAGGTGAGGATGATGATGTGATCGGACCCATGCCATCCAAAGGACCTGTTGAAGACTCTGTGGCGCTGGACTTTGAGCGTAGAGCAAAGCGGATGAAGGACAAGCTGACAGGAGAT GACACTCCTGAAGTGATCGCCAGAGAAACATGGATGACAGAGCTCCCACCAGAGCTGCAGCACATCGGCTTAGGGGCTCGAACTTTCAAGAAGAGGTCGGGTCCAGAGAAGAAAGATCGCTCTATTTGGACAGATACACCAGCAGACAGGGAGCGCAAGGCCAGG GAACGCCATGAACGAAAGGAGAAGGGTGAACCAGAACCTGATGAGGATGCTCCACAGGTCTCCATAAAGGATTTGGAAATGGCTGAGAAAGTGTCTAAATATAAT GACTCTAAGCGTGCTCAGTCTCTGATGAGTTTGCACAGCAAGACGATGAAGGAGAAAGCAAAGGAGAAGGATGACAAACCAGTGGAGAGGAGGCCATTCGATCGGGACGAAGACCTGCAGGTGAATCGCTTTGACGAAGCACAGAAGCAGCGCCTGCTGAAGAAATCTCAGGAACTGAACACCCGGTTCTCCCACAGTAAAGAGAAAATGTTCCTGTGA
- the ercc3 gene encoding general transcription and DNA repair factor IIH helicase subunit XPB, translating into MGKKDKGDRDKKSKKRFYEEEEDEEEAGGSESQEAIPAAAGKTVDESTTKLDEYGAKDYRMQMMLKNDHSSRPLWVAPDGHIFLEAFSPVYKYAQDFLVAIAEPVCRPNHVHEYKLTAYSLYAAVSVGLQTSDIVEYLQKLSKTSVPDGIIQFIKLCTVSYGKVKLVLKHNRYFVESAFPDTIQRLLQDNVIRECRLRTADGADTELITEIIHSKSAISKSVQDKGGPSTTEQPADGQASTQQVPEDIFSYYEQMDKEEEEEEETQTVSFEIRQEMIEELQKRCIQMEYPLLAEYDFRNDTVNPDINIDLKPTAVLRPYQEKSLRKMFGNGRARSGVIVLPCGAGKSLVGVTAACTVRKRCLVLGNSSVSVEQWKAQFKMWSTIDDSQICRFTSDAKDKPIGCSVAISTYSMLGHTTKRSWEAERVMEWMRSQEWGLIILDEVHTIPAKMFRRVLTIVQAHCKMGLTATLVREDDKIVDLNFLIGPKLFEANWMELQNNGYIAKVQCAEVWCPMSPEFYREYVAIKTKKRILFYTMNPNKFRACQFLIRFHERRNDKIIVFADNVFALKEYAIRLNKPYIYGPTSQGERMQILQNFKHNPKINTIFISKVGDTSFDLPEANVLIQISSHGGSRRQEAQRLGRVLRAKKGMVAEEYNAYFYSLVSQDTQEMAYSTKRQRFLVDQGYSFKVITKLAGMEEEDLMFSSRDDQQQLLQKVLAASDLDAEEEVVAGEVGGRPQFSRRTGTMSSMSGADDTIYMEYQSRGSKASLGKGVHPLFKRFRK; encoded by the exons ATGGGTAAAAAAGATAAAGGCGACCGGG acaaGAAGTCCAAAAAGCGCTTctatgaggaagaagaagatgaagaggaggcagGTGGCAGCGAGTCTCAGGAGGCCATACCTGCTGCTGCGGGGAAAACGGTGGACGAGTCCACTACCAAGCTGGACGAGTATGGAGCCAAAGACTATCGGATGCAGATGATGCTGAAGAATGATCACTCCTCACGCCCCCTCTGGGTG GCTCCAGATGGACACATCTTCCTGGAAGCTTTCTCACCAGTTTATAAGTATGCTCAGGATTTCTTGGTGGCCATTGCAGAGCCGGTGTGCAGACCTAACCACGTCCACGAGTACAAGTTGACGGCGTACTCCCTGTATGCAGCTGTCAGCGTCGGGCTTCAGACCTCTGATATCGTGGAGTACCTGCAGAAACTCAGCAAGACGTCTGTACCTGATGGAATCATACAGTTCATCAAG CTCTGCACAGTGAGCTACGGCAAAGTCAAGCTGGTGCTGAAGCACAACAG GTACTTTGTTGAGAGTGCCTTCCCTGATACAATCCAGCGCCTCCTGCAGGATAACGTGATCCGTGAATGTCGTCTCCGCACTGCAGACGGAGCGGACACAGAGCTCATCACTGAAATCATCCACAGCAAGTCTGCG ATCTCCAAGTCTGTTCAGGACAAAGGAGGCCCTTCCACTACAGAGCAGCCTGCTGATGGACAGGCCTCCACCCAGCAGGTCCCCGAGGACATCTTCAGTTACTACGAGCAGATggataaagaggaagaagaggaggaagagactcAGACTGTGTCTTTTGAGATTCGCCAG GAGATGATCGAGGAGCTGCAGAAGCGATGTATTCAGATGGAGTACCCCCTCCTGGCAGAGTACGACTTTCGCAACGACACAGTCAACCCAGACATCAACATAGACCTGAAGCCCACTGCTGTGCTGCGGCCCTACCAGGAGAAGAGCCTGCGCAAGATGTTTGGGAACGGACGTGCTCGCTCGGGGGTCATCGTGCTGCCCTGCG GAGCTGGAAAGTCTCTGGTCGGCGTGACGGCAGCGTGCACGGTGCGTAAGCGCTGCCTGGTGTTGGGTAACTCCTCGGTGTCCGTGGAGCAGTGGAAGGCTCAGTTCAAGATGTGGTCCACCATCGACGACTCTCAGATCTGTCGCTTCACCTCAGACGCCAAAGACAAGCCCATCGGCTGCTCGGTGGCCATCAGCACCTACTCCATGCTGGGTCACACCACCAAGCGCTCCTGGGAGGCTGAGCGGGTCATGGAGTGGATGAGGAGCCAGGAGTGGGGACTCATCATCCTGGATGAGGTGCACACTATCCCTG CCAAGATGTTTCGTCGTGTCCTCACCATCGTGCAGGCGCACTGTAAGATGGGGCTCACCGCCACACTCGTCAGAGAGGATGATAAGATTGTGGACTTAAACTTCCTCATCGGACCGAAGCTGTTTGAGGCGAACTGGATGGAGCTGCAGAACAACGGCTACATTGCTAAAGTGCAGTGTGCAGAA GTGTGGTGCCCGATGTCCCCCGAGTTCTACAGGGAGTACGTCGCCATAAAGACAAAGAAGCGTATCCTCTTCTACACCATGAACCCCAACAAGTTCCGTGCGTGTCAGTTTCTGATTCGCTTCCACGAGCGGCGCAACGACAAGATCATCGTCTTCGCTGACAACGTGTTCGCCCTGAAGGAATACGCCATCCGCCTCAACAA ACCTTACATCTACGGGCCGACCTCTCAGGGCGAGCGCATGCAGATTTTACAGAACTTCAAACACAACCCAAAGATCAACACTATCTTCATCTCCAAG GTTGGAGACACCTCCTTTGACCTGCCAGAAGCCAACGTGCTGATCCAGATCTCCTCTCATGGAGGATCACGACGACAGGAGGCCCAGAGGCTCGGCAGAGTCTTACGAGCCAAGAAAG GTATGGTCGCTGAGGAGTACAACGCTTACTTCTACTCACTGGTGTCGCAGGACACTCAGGAGATGGCTTACTCCACCAAGAGGCAGAGGTTCCTGGTGGACCAGGGGTACAGCTTCAAG gtGATCACAAAGTTAGCcgggatggaggaggaggatttgaTGTTTTCCTCCAGAGATGACCAACAGCAGCTGCTCCAGAAGGTCCTGGCTGCATCAGACCTGGAtgctgaggaggaggtggtggcaGGAGAGGTCGGGGGGCGTCCACAG tTCTCGAGGCGAACCGGCACCATGAGCTCCATGTCGGGCGCAGACGACACCATCTACATGGAGTACCAGAGTCGAGGAAGCAAAGCCTCTCTAGGAAAGGGCGTTCACCCTCTGTTCAAGCGCTTCAGGAAGTAG